The following is a genomic window from Rhododendron vialii isolate Sample 1 chromosome 9a, ASM3025357v1.
TTCACAGAGAGCTAGATGGGTTTGACAGTGCTTGCAGCCGTAGATCTTTCCCTCTAGATTGACCACAAATAGCCTCcccatttcctctctctctctctctctctctctctctctctcaccagaCCAGACCCAAGTGGCTAAGCTATAtaaagagaaataaagagagaaaacagTACTTGTGCACCGAAGATGGGATGTTCTACGTAGCCCCACTATATTCTACGCAGACCCAATTTATATCTTTTGTCGAATTTACTTTTgtagtactatttttttcatGATAAATGTCAAATTACAACGAAGCAGTGAATATGATGGAGTATACTGTGAAttaagtgattttgaaaattatacCCCTTTTTAAATAATGATGGGCATCGTATCGTGAAAACATTATgctttttcaaagaaaatattaCTACGTAATTATTTCAGCCACggtattatttttttcccgtttGTGAATTTCGTTTTGctgtttgtaattttttttactcctaCCTTTTCATGATTTATGTTACACATTCCTATGGTAAAAGTCAAACGGAAATTCGGACAAAATGGGGCACCATAAAGATAGATAAGTAGAGCGATTATTTGATCCGTGACTTATGGACAACACATGAATATGAGATCggtatcatttttttgtttttcacgTTTTCATTTATGCATTTCCTGGTAACCCAAACAAAAAGAGTGAATAAAAATTCAAAGGGATGACCTAGCGGTCAAGGTTTGGTAACCCAAACAAAAAGAGTGAATAAAAATTCAAAGGGATGACCTAGCGGTCAAGGCTTGCGACTTAGAGTTTGCTACTTAATCAGATTTCTGGTTCAAAACTTCTCAaatgctatcaactcttttgagaGCAGTCCATATAAAAGCTTTGTTCTCATTTCAATTGAAACTCCCGCAAATGAGCAGTGGTATTGATCctccaaaattaatcgagatgtgcataaattgatttggatactttcgtttttaaaaaaaatgaatatgagTATGGTGATGCGGTGAAATATGTATGTGAAGATCACTCGGGATCCATGATccatgaaaaattattttgttagaGTAAATGATATTACTTTGATTAATGATCTGCGTCAAGCAAGATTCTATTCCCGTGGCAGTCACCGCTGCAATGATGTTTTACAATTATTGTTAGAGTCTGAGAGTCTGTCGCCAAAGCTGATGAgattcaacaaacaaaaaaccaaatttgGTTTCCCCGATCTCGCCTCGAGTCCAAAAATCaggaaataataataaatcagaaaaatcagagaaaaatttcaaaacccgGGAAGTTTCCTCGTtcgattttgggttttgaaaaaaaatttcaaacccaaatccactcattacctatatttttaatgattattttcatttctctccactcattaccctatATCCAATCATTCATCTTATTTCTCTacctatctctctccactcaacATCTATATCCCAAATTATTaccttattttctctcttcactcattacccaaaaaccaaactcaaaaattttccataaatttaaaatattagaTATACCATTTTATTTTGAGACACTATTACTAAAAATAGTGGTGTGCGTAAGCAAAAGAGCTTGAAATCTGCACATTGCAGCAGTACAACGTGGCAACTCAGGATTGAGAGGAAAACAACATTAATATATTTAGGCCAGTTTGTTTTAGGGAATGGGGATAATATGCGTGTAGAATATTCAATATTCTGCTAATGCTAAGAACTTATTTGACATTATTGTAAAACACCAAAATTATACGTGACGGGTAAAAGTCAATTCATGATAAATTAATAATGATATCACCCTATCACTATGAATGCCACGTGGTATCattatttttagattaatcCACTATTAATCCTAGGGGaatcccaccgcccacttgAGGGCTCCCAATTAAAATTAGAGCAAAAGTATGCGTTTGTTTTTCCTTATACAGTAATTTGTGGTTAAAAAGGAATACAAATTAAGCACATCATTAGCATATCCAACCATAACCAATGGTTGTGCATATACATCTGAAATACAATGCTATAATGTGTTGAGTAAAGCTAGAAAAGTGGTCAGTCACTCATTTAAAAACCTAGGAATTAGTAGCTTTCTACCCTCTGTTGGCCAGTTACATAGTATGCTAACCCAGAAATCCAGAACTCAACAGCTAATTTTTGGATAATTTAGAGGGATTAGGGTTTAAAGTCCTTTGAGTTGATACAAAGAAAACTTTAGCCATAGTGTCCCCCTCTTCAGCTCTACTTCATGAGACATACATCATATAGACAAGTAATCAACAAGAGACCTGAAAATCAACCAGCTATAATGTTGATTTCAAAAGCACGTTCCGCTTCAAACAAGCCAAACAACTCCTCCGGCTGTTGACGGGCTCTAGCTCAATCTTAAAATTAGAAGAATTCGGTTTGTTGCCTGTCCAGCTGAGCAAACAAATGAAAACGCGATTATTCAACCCTTCAAGCAGATTTGAAATTGACAAAAACAAGGGGAGACCTACCGGACACGGCCCCGACACCCCCTCTCGCAATGGGGTGGGTTTCGCCTTGTGGGGTTCCACCCACCCCTAATGAGAGGGCATGTGTCTGGACTCTAGATCTGTGCTTTGATAGATGTGCGGGTAGAAGCGATTGAAATTGACTTGTACCTCTATATTAGCCGATGCTTTGACGATGACTCAGTGTAGATTCAAGAAGTTTAACCTTTTTCGTATTCTCACTATTTACAAGTGAAAGTTTAGCAAGTGAAGATTTGAGAAGAGAGATATGGTCATCTTGGACATAATTCTTCCTTCTACTAGACATTTGCCTCTGTTGGTTGGATGGATTGCCCTGTGAAGAATGTGCATATCTTTGCAACCGCGCGTTCAAAGCTTCAATGGAAGAATgcaaagcatccaactcaaccCCAGTAAACCTGTCTGCAAAATAATCAAACGTTTCACGTTAGTAACATTGGGGGGAAACCAAAAGAAGATCCCAGCAAGCAAGAAAAATGAGCTACAACCAAATGTtatgattttggaaaatgttttccagTCAAGACAATTCGAAACTCGTGAGTTAATGAGAAAGAAGCATCCATGACTAAAGCATGGTGAGAAGCTAGTGGTGATGACTAAATTCGTAAACAGTGTCAGTTCAAAGAATAACAAGGAATAGCTTGAGTGGAAGAAAAGGTGCATTTCTCATAAGAGAAGGAAAAACACGTCTATCTTTCGTATTTTATTAGCAGCACTTGAAAAGAATATCGACGAAATCCATCGATGGATAACAAAAATACAATCATCTAGCTCACAATTGCTTTCCATATTCAGGTAACTGAACGAAAAGAGATACAACGTGCAAAAAAAGATTTACTTACCTAGTTCTGACTTGAACTCTCTCTCTGCATTTGACAATGGTTTCTTGCGCACCCCCGGCAAGTTTCTCCACCGCTGCAAGCGTTCTTCTAAGAGACTATGCACATGAGTTGCACGAGCAATGCGATCGTCtagtttttcttgtttctccTCAACTTTCAAGAGCTTTTGATGGGCCACACGTAAACGACCATGCTGGTCTTCAATAATTTTCTTTAATTGAGGTCCATGATGCTTGAGTTCGAAATACACCTATAAAACCAGAAAAAAGAATATAGGAGGCATATTACCCCGAATATATTAGAACACCTGAGAGATTGACATACATGCTTGGACAAGTCTAATCAAGAAGCATGGTCGTGAAAACATCTTTCTCTTGATATTGATGAAAAACTTTGACATCCAAAGTACATATAACCAAAAGAACAGTTAGACAATCCAAAAATCTAAGATCGAGGCAGTCCAAAGATTATTAAGTTCAAGCTCCGGGTGATCTTTAAATCTCAAGTAGTGTTTATTTAATATTTATATAATTGTCTATAGCTGCTTAACCCATTTATTACTTCTTTAGCGTTTCAAGTTGGCCACCGATTTCTCTCCAAATAGTAATAAGGTTTATGCTCTTTTCATATTATCCATCCCTCCCTCTCCTGTGGGGAGAAGGAAGAGGGAGGAGGAGTTTGGGGGAAGGCTCCTTGTTGGGTAAGTATAGTGAATGGCATTTTCCAATGCTCCTCAGCTTCAAATATGGTCTTTCACCATAATGTTACATGAATCCTATTCCCCAAACATACTTGTGTCCTCCAAATATGAGGTAATCCTCAAATTTGATAGTTACAGAAAAGAAATACGCCCCACACAGATAGgagagaaaaatcaaatttttgccCATTTTATATCATTGGCACATCCCTCAACCCTTCCCTCCTCTTTTGTGGGAAAGGAAAAGGTGGGGAGGGACAGGGCTCCTCGTACTATGTCACTGAGTAAATGCAATTTTGGAGTGCTCATCAGCCAAATCCCAAGTGTCACGTTTGCCGGTAAGAAACATCTCACAATGATGGGAGGTAGAAATCCTTTCTTCCCCTAAATCCCAGACAAATTTCTAATGCATCAGATTAAAAAACCTGATTTCTAAGTCCCATGCTATTCTACGCAATATCCATAATTATCTGTGTTCAGATTGTATCCACGTACCCGCACCCAAAGTACGGGTGCATACCCACAGATCAAGGATTTAGGGCAGTTTAATACCTCCAGGCAGACACCCACACCTAATACTCATAACTAACTCCACAGAACATTGTTTTGCAAAATACAAGGACACATATTCTGCAACTCAAAGTGATAAACAATAATATGTTCTGACAACATAATGGAATGATGAGAAGAGAGGCAAACGGAGATAAGATAGGTTCTCCTGTAGAAGTGGACATGGTAGCTCTGTATACCCAAAAATGGCTGGATGCAAATCAGATGAGCAGCTGTTACCTTGTGTGCATACTCCACATAATTTTCGTGAAAAAGCTTGAAGTACTGATGAAGAGTCGATCGTCCTTCAATAGAATCAGCAGTCACAGAGCGTAGGTTTgatgatggaggaagaagaacaacCTTGGGGCCACTAAGGAGTTCTTTGCTTATAACTAGATTACCATTAACTCTTGATTCATCCAAGGTTGCAACTCCCTCCCTTTCAACATGAACGGGAAGCAAGAGATCCCAAGTTTTCATCTCAAGCACAATGCATTCACGAGAGGAGGTCAACCCCACAATCCATGAATATCCAAATGAATCTGATAATGCCAAGAAACCAAAAAGAGGAGATGAGTATCCTCCTTGTGATGTGCAAAGAACAGGATGGACAGAGGGGGTTCTCATGCTTTCATTCTTGCTGCTTGTCTGACTTGTAAAAGGGAGAAAATGTAACACAATGGAATCTATCCCCCCATCATGAAGAACAAACATTCTTTCTGGGATTAGGGGGTCAGAAACCATTGAAATAAGAGAAGTACTTTCTCTATTTCTTGGCAGAGCTAAATCCACCATTGCTAGTCTCAACAAAGGGGGAGGATATCCTGACCAAACAGTATGATCAGATGGCTCGTAAAGCTTCAATGCAGAGTGATCGCCTGTGACTGATTCACATATCATAGCAACACCAACGATACGGTCATGAGAATCGAAACACACACGAGGTGGGGTACCAACAATCCAGACTGGCTGTATTTCATCTGCTAGAGCATCTATCTGCAGTTGCCCACCACTCCAGGCTGTTACCAGAATCGAATCTTTACTGATTGCATTGTAGAGTAAACTGACTGCCCGCCCTTCAGACTCTTCAACTTGAGCGTGTATATCTTCTTCCCCACCATGACCTACTTTAGGGAGAGGACCCtgtaaaacataaaagaaatggaaagaatGAGAAAAGCAGGGGGAagggagggaaagaaaaaacagaaaactgcAAAGAAAGTGTAATAATTTCTTTGCTTTGGTTTTGcgccaaaaagaaagaaggttgACAGAAATTAACTCTTGCTTGTTTAATTTCACAGAGCCAAGGAAAGGAAATAGTTATCTAACTTAATAAAGAATATGAAGATGGAAAGATTACCCAAAAAATGAAGATGGAaagaggaaaggaaaacaaattgaAAGTGAAAAGTATCATTATGGTTCATCTCTTTTTCTTGgagttttctcttcttctttctaaatttgaaacaaaacaaacaagagaTAACTATTTTCTCCccgttttctttctttccctaaTTTCCTGACACACTATTCATCTTTAAAGATGTTGAAATCAATGTTAGTGTAACTATAGCAGGAAGCAAACTTATGTATACAAAACTCATTAGCACTAAGCTGCAAACACGATGCATTTGCATCCAAACTTCATGACATCCAATATCCATCTAAGGGATTcccaaaattaatatttatcAATACTGGACTCGATAAACGAAAAACTGGTGATTTGAAATGCTGAAAGAGGATTCAGGTCATATTGTGACGGATTGGATTGAGCTGAAATGTGAAAGCTTGACCATCAAGCATGCTATGAAATTTAGTCAAAATAAGCTTGATGACCTTCATAGGTTAGAGTTCCCTAGAACTGCTTCAAGTCCTAAAAGTCATAGAGGTACTTATAGCGAAGCTGATTTATTGGCAGACCCTAGAGTTAACTACCCAAAGGGTCACCAGattacaaatttttttcattgtgGAGGAGACAAACATAAAACTTCCAATAAGAAAATGCATAAAACTTTACAACGATATGCCAACTTAATGAAGAATCTTCAAGTCATAGTGTGGTTCAATTACACCTAAATCCAGTCTGAAAGTGATTACAACAGAAAACCAGGCAAGAAAAATCAATACCTGCAATGAAATGGATGCATCAAATAAAGCATATGGCTGAGCTTTAACAGCAGATAGATTTCCTCCTGTTGCTTCGAGACAGAGCTCAGGAAATGTTGCTTCTAACCAAGTGATTGCCCGATTAGAGTTACTAACAGCTTTTGGATATGAAGATTCCAGCCCAAATGTTTGAGCATCATGATACATCTCCAATATGGATTCCCATTTGTACACACTGTTGCAAACAAAGCACTCAAATTTTCATCAGCATCCAACACAACATCAGCAAAAGGGCTAGGGATAAATAGACAAACAATAAACTGAAGCATCACGATAGATCCACATCATGTGAACATGACAAAAAGTGTGGGGGATAATATGTTCTATCAGACAGAGATACCTATTTCTTATAGAGCACAACGAAATAAAGTGGCCATAATGACATGATAATTTACTACAGGACCTCCCAGGGATGAGTAAAGCATCCGATCCCAAACACATGGCAATGTGAAAATTTATATcatgaaaaactgttttaatACAAGAGCTAACAGAGTTGAGCATCAACTGATGCACCTGCTTCCAGAATTATTTGAATGTACCACACAGTAACAGACAGAACCAAACCGACATAAATCACAGCAATCTCATGTACATTGGGTTTGCATAAGTTCAAGTAGTAAACATCATGCTAATTAGGATGTTGAATGCCGATTCCAGACAAAAACTGCAAGCAATAATGTATGGTTCATCTACAACATTAACAATGGTGAGCACAATATGAAATGTAAATTACCTTCCAAAAGGAACAACTGGGCAGAGGATGTAAACAGAACCATCACTAAATAGGACAAATACCTGCAGGAAGGAATAGGACCACTACTTGATAACTCCATACTGCAATACTCAGAATAACTAGTTCAATAACAAGGTAGAATCATCAATTCAGCACTTCAGTGGCGGCACCTAAGTACAAGCTAATAGATTTCGAAGTGGGAAATTAAGCAGAGAACATGTGAGCTTGATGAGTGTGCTAACAGAATAAACATGGGAACAACTATCACATGATTGAGCAAGAGACGAGGTGTTACCCACCATGAAAAGTTGGAAGAGAAAATAACCTGAACATATACCAGATAAAACAGGACAGATGGATAATACATGACCGCACCATAAACACATTAATGAGACAGCTTGGCACAATTTAGATTATGATGCCACATGGAGTCAACATTATTCCTCAGTTTTTATTGCAGAACAATTTGGATATAACAATGTTGATTCATTCCTAAAAGCAAACCATTATAATGACCTTTTTCTATCTctcattttgtgttttttttcctgttttaatTCATCAATTTTTTAACCTCTAAAAACCATCAAGCTTAAACTTTATTGACAGTGCTCAGTGTTTCAGGCTTTCAGCCCTTTCCATTCATTCCATTTTCATATGCATGATAGAACACCAATATATAGCCTTACTCCTTAGCAAGAAATATACGACCACAAGATTCAACTTACACTAAATCTATCCCACAAGTGATCACctccaaaagaaaattcaacaGGGCAGATTGATGCAGCATTCCGGCATCTACCTGGTTCCACAGGCTGCAAATAGTATTCCTGCTCCGGTTGCTCAAGAGCAGAAGACAAATCGAAAATTCTGCAAAAGATATGGCCCTTTAGCAAAGTTCAGAAGAAAAGTCATTTTTTATGAACATTTTGAGATGATAAGATGAGATTACATTTTTAGTACCACGACAAGCAAGACCGTACATCGAGGTTTTTATGGAAGTTATTGCAGTGGGGAGGGTGGATAGCTTCTCTCTTATGGTGTCTACTCATTGTATGAAGCTGATACTACCATTCTTGTCGGCTGGTTCTCAGTAATTGGCCCACCTTCGTGTTTGTTGCTTTGCTTTAAAGCAATGCCACACCTAAAGCCTAAAGGTAAACCACGGTATTCAACTTTGATTACAGCTGGTGATGTGCCAAACTTTAGCTTCCATTTGGGTTTCAGAGGTTTCAAATATTCTACCAAGCTCTTCTAGGGAAATGGCTTTGAAGATTTGCCCAAGAGCAGGACAAATGTTGGAGACTTTTCGTGCAACCACATTGCAGTAGCATGTGGGGTGATTGGTCACACATGAAGGTCGTTATTTCTTGGCGATTGGCATAgttgcaaagaaaaaaaaaggtatttgGAATGCACATTGCACAGCAACTCAAAAATTGAATGCATACAAGCATTTTAGAACACTAGAATGCCTCATCTCTGGCTAgcacaacaataaaaaaacaagcATTTACAAGAGGCTATCAGAGAAGACATGGGATTCTGGCAACTTGGATATTTCTTTCTGTCGTTAATAGACATGATTGGGAGGTGGAATGACAGACCTTCTAGGTTTCCTCTCTGAGTTACTAATGGTAGGAGAGGGAGATGATGTTCTGCTTTAGAGATTGAAATATGGCAGATTTAAGGTGAAGTATACCTTTATGAATCTTTGGTGGGAAGCACACAGACTTTTATACTTAAAGGATCCGGGAATAACTGAATAAGGCTCCGTCCAAGGTTTTACT
Proteins encoded in this region:
- the LOC131300132 gene encoding nuclear pore complex protein NUP88 — translated: MRYSFDSPEPKPDERLALMSTPPSTTPKDEVEWLPLQNHPIFSTTTAAASSDGAVQSSTFRMPTNLLAWDGASRLYFWDQDKHCLHRISIRLGEPHPSSVLAASPSKVLRADVQLKFVVSKISINRNGSALLLAGPDGLSVMYLYGCTSTKDGSGTSICRTVSIGSHIYSSGNNVIRTLQVSWHPCSDSHMGILSSDSVLRIFDLSSALEQPEQEYYLQPVEPGRCRNAASICPVEFSFGGDHLWDRFSVFVLFSDGSVYILCPVVPFGSVYKWESILEMYHDAQTFGLESSYPKAVSNSNRAITWLEATFPELCLEATGGNLSAVKAQPYALFDASISLQGPLPKVGHGGEEDIHAQVEESEGRAVSLLYNAISKDSILVTAWSGGQLQIDALADEIQPVWIVGTPPRVCFDSHDRIVGVAMICESVTGDHSALKLYEPSDHTVWSGYPPPLLRLAMVDLALPRNRESTSLISMVSDPLIPERMFVLHDGGIDSIVLHFLPFTSQTSSKNESMRTPSVHPVLCTSQGGYSSPLFGFLALSDSFGYSWIVGLTSSRECIVLEMKTWDLLLPVHVEREGVATLDESRVNGNLVISKELLSGPKVVLLPPSSNLRSVTADSIEGRSTLHQYFKLFHENYVEYAHKVYFELKHHGPQLKKIIEDQHGRLRVAHQKLLKVEEKQEKLDDRIARATHVHSLLEERLQRWRNLPGVRKKPLSNAEREFKSELDRFTGVELDALHSSIEALNARLQRYAHSSQGNPSNQQRQMSSRRKNYVQDDHISLLKSSLAKLSLVNSENTKKVKLLESTLSHRQSIG